From the genome of Sphingobacterium kitahiroshimense, one region includes:
- a CDS encoding SusC/RagA family TonB-linked outer membrane protein, translated as MSNLNLGQQQWKKAFWMGAIVSLSTICQSPVLANPKSLTFMSSTQEKISVSGIVTNTDDGSPIEGVTVSVVGTNIATKTNQKGEYVLTNVPSDGKLNFRMIGMTSTDEEVKGRTSIMVSLISSSANLEEVVVVGYGVQKKETVTGSVVAVKGSELSKSPALNVSNALAGRVPGVIATNGSAEPGYDGSTISIRGTNTLGNSSPLIVIDGIPARQGGFERLNPADIDNISVLKDASAAIYGARAANGVILVTTKRGTNGKPKLSYNFNKGFSQPTVIPKLTDAVEYSELRNELEIYKLPVAEWAAAQNAFKTTGTFIRPNNTAVSAPFTPEDVQLFKDGSDPWGHPNTDWYGETLKNWSPQEKHNVQITGGNDAVKYLTSIGYQNQDAYYKKSATGYKQYDLRINLDAKISKYITTKFGVLGRQENRNFPTKGAGTIFRMLMRGNPTQPAYWPNGMPGPDIENGENPVVITTNETGYERDKRYYFQTNGQIDITIPWIEGLKFSGNAAVDKYIKKIKRWETPWYLYTWQGAYEADGVTPQLVAGKRGPADPRLNQSDEDQLNILLGGVLTYDKVIGDHTFNILAGVNRETIQNDNFSAYRRYFLSDKVDYLFAGGDAEKNNDGSAWERARLNYFGRINYNYKSKYIAELLWRYDGSYMFPEKTRYGFFPGAMLGWVASEEGFWKDNIKAINYFKIRASYGQMGNDNVFYDDLLQEYQFFSTYKFGSYILGDEMIKTLYESRVPNNFITWEVANNYNLGIDAQLLGGKINFEFDVFKNRRNSILWRRNASIPQSTGMTLPAENIGKVDNKGWEFNLGYRDQKGDWGYSASINGGYAKNKIVFWDEAAGAPSWQQTTGRVINSGLYYQYDGVFKSQEEINSNTLDYSAITNNLRPGDMKYKDYDGDGKITPDDRVRTNKNTNPTFQGGLNLGLRYKNFDLSILFQGAMGGEVRIATDESGAIGNYLHEFYENRWTIDNPSSEHPRITDRSDQYYSKDNTYWLHSNNYLRLKNVEIGYNLSAKLVERLGISSFRVYASGMNLVTWSKLKMYDPESTNTLGHYYPQARLINTGILLSF; from the coding sequence ATGAGCAATCTTAATTTAGGTCAACAGCAATGGAAGAAAGCCTTTTGGATGGGAGCTATCGTCTCTTTATCTACAATCTGCCAATCACCAGTGCTTGCAAATCCAAAGAGTTTAACTTTTATGAGTTCGACTCAAGAAAAGATTTCAGTTAGTGGCATTGTCACTAATACAGATGATGGTTCACCAATTGAGGGTGTCACTGTATCTGTTGTAGGGACAAATATCGCTACCAAGACAAATCAAAAAGGGGAGTACGTTTTGACAAATGTTCCAAGTGACGGAAAGTTGAATTTTCGAATGATCGGAATGACTTCTACAGATGAAGAAGTTAAAGGAAGAACCAGCATTATGGTGAGTCTCATTAGTTCCAGCGCCAACCTAGAAGAAGTGGTTGTGGTTGGTTATGGGGTGCAAAAGAAGGAAACTGTTACAGGATCTGTAGTCGCTGTAAAAGGTTCTGAACTATCAAAGTCACCAGCTCTCAATGTTTCCAATGCCTTAGCAGGCCGGGTGCCGGGGGTAATTGCGACGAATGGATCTGCAGAACCCGGCTATGATGGGTCAACTATAAGTATCCGCGGAACCAATACCTTAGGAAATTCGAGTCCACTAATTGTTATTGATGGAATTCCGGCACGCCAAGGTGGTTTTGAAAGATTAAATCCGGCAGATATTGATAATATTTCAGTTTTAAAAGATGCCTCTGCAGCCATTTATGGTGCCAGAGCGGCAAATGGAGTTATTTTGGTAACGACAAAAAGGGGAACAAACGGAAAACCTAAATTATCGTATAATTTTAATAAGGGATTTTCACAACCGACGGTCATTCCAAAATTGACAGATGCCGTTGAATACTCCGAATTGCGAAATGAACTCGAGATTTATAAATTACCGGTAGCAGAGTGGGCTGCGGCACAAAATGCCTTCAAAACAACCGGTACTTTTATCCGTCCAAACAATACAGCTGTTTCCGCTCCTTTTACACCAGAAGATGTTCAATTATTTAAAGATGGCAGTGATCCCTGGGGACATCCTAATACAGATTGGTATGGGGAAACCTTAAAGAATTGGTCTCCTCAAGAGAAGCATAATGTACAGATTACCGGAGGAAATGATGCGGTGAAATATCTAACCTCAATTGGATATCAGAATCAAGATGCCTATTATAAAAAATCTGCAACCGGATATAAACAATATGACTTAAGAATTAACTTGGATGCCAAGATAAGTAAATACATCACAACCAAATTTGGAGTTTTAGGGCGTCAAGAAAATAGAAATTTCCCAACTAAAGGAGCCGGTACTATTTTTAGAATGTTGATGCGGGGTAATCCTACACAACCTGCTTATTGGCCAAATGGAATGCCTGGGCCTGACATTGAAAATGGTGAAAATCCTGTGGTGATCACGACTAACGAAACAGGGTATGAACGCGATAAAAGATATTACTTTCAAACCAATGGACAGATTGATATTACAATTCCTTGGATAGAAGGCTTGAAGTTTTCTGGTAATGCAGCTGTCGATAAATACATTAAGAAAATTAAACGTTGGGAGACGCCGTGGTACCTGTATACTTGGCAGGGAGCTTATGAAGCTGATGGAGTAACTCCACAATTGGTAGCGGGCAAAAGAGGTCCGGCAGATCCACGGTTAAACCAATCTGATGAAGATCAGTTGAATATATTGCTGGGCGGTGTGCTGACTTATGATAAGGTCATTGGTGATCACACGTTCAATATACTAGCTGGGGTAAACAGAGAAACAATCCAAAATGATAACTTCTCCGCTTATCGACGCTATTTCTTATCGGATAAGGTCGATTATCTGTTTGCTGGTGGTGATGCCGAGAAGAATAATGACGGTAGTGCATGGGAGCGTGCAAGATTGAATTATTTTGGAAGGATCAATTACAATTATAAATCGAAGTACATTGCTGAGTTGCTATGGCGTTATGATGGTTCTTATATGTTCCCGGAGAAAACGCGTTATGGATTTTTTCCAGGGGCGATGTTAGGTTGGGTCGCTTCAGAAGAAGGATTTTGGAAGGATAATATAAAAGCCATTAATTATTTTAAGATACGAGCATCTTATGGTCAGATGGGAAATGATAATGTCTTTTATGATGATCTCCTACAAGAATATCAATTCTTCTCCACCTATAAATTTGGATCTTATATTCTTGGCGATGAAATGATTAAAACCCTATACGAAAGCCGTGTCCCAAATAATTTCATTACTTGGGAGGTTGCTAATAATTATAATTTAGGTATTGATGCGCAGCTTTTAGGGGGTAAGATTAACTTTGAGTTTGATGTTTTTAAAAATAGAAGAAACTCAATCCTATGGAGACGTAATGCATCTATTCCTCAAAGTACGGGTATGACGTTACCTGCTGAGAACATCGGCAAAGTTGATAACAAAGGATGGGAGTTTAATTTAGGTTATCGCGATCAGAAAGGCGATTGGGGATATAGTGCTTCCATCAATGGCGGGTATGCTAAAAATAAAATTGTATTCTGGGATGAAGCTGCTGGAGCACCATCTTGGCAGCAGACAACTGGTAGAGTGATCAATTCCGGGTTGTATTATCAATATGATGGTGTATTTAAAAGTCAGGAAGAGATCAACTCTAATACCTTGGATTACTCGGCAATTACGAATAATCTAAGACCTGGTGATATGAAGTATAAAGATTATGATGGAGACGGAAAGATTACGCCGGATGATCGTGTGCGGACAAATAAGAATACGAATCCAACTTTTCAAGGTGGTTTGAATCTGGGATTACGGTATAAGAATTTTGATCTATCCATCTTATTTCAAGGGGCTATGGGTGGAGAAGTTCGGATAGCGACAGATGAATCTGGTGCAATTGGTAATTACTTACATGAATTTTACGAAAATAGATGGACGATCGATAATCCTAGTTCTGAACATCCGCGTATCACCGATCGTTCTGATCAGTATTATTCCAAAGACAATACCTATTGGTTGCATTCAAACAATTACCTGCGTCTAAAAAATGTGGAAATAGGATATAATCTAAGTGCGAAACTTGTGGAACGCTTAGGTATTTCAAGTTTTAGAGTTTATGCGAGCGGTATGAACTTAGTTACTTGGTCCAAATTGAAAATGTATGATCCTGAATCGACTAATACTTTAGGACATTACTATCCTCAAGCTCGATTAATCAACACAGGGATACTTTTATCTTTTTAA
- the cysM gene encoding cysteine synthase CysM, with protein MGNIIDTIGNTPLVEITKFHSNRNVKIYAKMEGNNPAGSVKDRAALNMIRSAMERGEITKDTKLIEATSGNTGIALAMIAGIYGLSLELVMPVTSTRERTLTMQAFGAQVTLLESMEICRDYAEDKAATGDYFILNQFANPDNYKAHIKTTGPEIWRDTAGKITHFVSAMGTTGTIMGNSIYLKEKNPEIQIVGCQPTEESSIPGIRRWPEEYLPKIFDASRVDRILDISQKESTEMARELVKREGIFAGMSSGGAFAAALKVANEIEEGTIVFIACDRGDRYLSSDLFA; from the coding sequence ATGGGAAATATCATTGATACCATTGGCAATACTCCTTTAGTTGAAATCACAAAATTTCATAGTAATCGAAATGTGAAGATTTACGCTAAAATGGAAGGAAATAATCCTGCAGGTAGTGTAAAAGACCGTGCTGCATTGAATATGATTCGATCGGCTATGGAAAGAGGTGAAATTACGAAGGATACAAAGTTGATTGAAGCAACGAGTGGAAATACGGGTATTGCACTCGCTATGATTGCAGGTATTTATGGCCTAAGTTTAGAACTAGTAATGCCCGTTACTTCTACGCGCGAACGGACATTAACGATGCAGGCATTTGGTGCACAGGTCACATTATTAGAGAGCATGGAGATCTGTCGTGATTATGCGGAAGATAAAGCTGCCACAGGAGATTATTTTATTTTAAACCAGTTCGCAAATCCCGATAATTATAAAGCACATATTAAAACTACAGGTCCGGAGATCTGGCGTGATACTGCAGGAAAGATTACACATTTTGTTAGTGCAATGGGTACTACCGGTACGATAATGGGGAACTCGATATATCTGAAGGAGAAAAATCCTGAAATACAGATCGTCGGTTGCCAACCAACTGAGGAGTCATCCATTCCGGGGATTCGTCGCTGGCCTGAGGAATATCTGCCGAAGATATTTGACGCTTCTCGTGTCGACCGTATCCTAGATATCTCGCAGAAAGAATCTACCGAGATGGCTCGTGAGTTAGTGAAAAGGGAGGGTATATTTGCAGGTATGAGTTCCGGAGGGGCATTTGCGGCCGCATTGAAGGTAGCAAATGAAATTGAAGAAGGAACTATTGTATTTATTGCATGTGATCGGGGTGACCGTTATTTAAGCTCAGACTTATTTGCCTAA
- a CDS encoding serine O-acetyltransferase, whose translation MNDFYEHIYQKQLEVFEMPSNKKISGWAVGILDLLFPERNAGGIKSVAEVQLAFQQAELELEQLLSKSKACEACDHSLVARDFFQSLPQLYELMCSDADALIAGDPAAKNQREVIRTYPGFFAISIFRIANRLHRLGVPLIPRILTEHAHSKTGIDIHPAATIGHHLYIDHGTGLVVGETCVIGNYVKLYQGVTLGALSVEKILCNVKRHPTIEDHTIIYSGATILGGDTVVGHHSVIGGNVWLTNSVEPYTTVYHQANSKFIDSKPLI comes from the coding sequence ATGAATGATTTTTACGAACACATTTATCAAAAACAATTGGAGGTATTTGAAATGCCTTCCAATAAAAAAATATCAGGCTGGGCAGTAGGGATCTTAGATCTGTTATTTCCAGAGCGAAATGCAGGTGGGATAAAATCTGTCGCAGAAGTGCAACTTGCTTTTCAGCAAGCTGAGCTTGAATTAGAGCAACTGTTAAGTAAATCAAAGGCTTGTGAAGCATGTGATCACTCGCTTGTTGCACGTGATTTTTTTCAATCATTACCACAATTATATGAATTGATGTGTTCAGACGCTGATGCTTTAATAGCAGGCGATCCGGCAGCAAAGAATCAACGGGAAGTTATTCGTACATATCCCGGTTTTTTCGCAATAAGTATTTTTCGGATCGCAAATAGACTTCACCGTCTTGGTGTTCCTTTGATACCCCGTATTTTAACAGAGCACGCGCATTCGAAGACGGGCATTGATATTCATCCGGCAGCAACTATCGGCCATCATCTTTATATTGATCATGGTACAGGTTTAGTCGTAGGTGAAACCTGTGTTATCGGAAATTATGTAAAGCTTTATCAGGGGGTGACGCTAGGCGCATTGAGTGTTGAGAAAATTTTATGCAATGTGAAAAGGCATCCTACAATCGAAGATCATACCATTATTTACTCGGGAGCAACCATATTAGGTGGCGATACTGTTGTAGGCCATCACTCCGTTATCGGGGGAAATGTGTGGTTGACAAATTCTGTAGAGCCTTATACAACTGTCTATCATCAAGCAAATTCTAAATTTATAGATTCCAAACCTTTAATTTAA
- a CDS encoding DUF3037 domain-containing protein, producing MPEKTLYEYAVVRLVPRVEREEFINVGVALYCRKYRFANVLFDIDEVRARSLFPDMDIEMIKAHLESFVKICTGAKDGGKLAALDQTERFRWLTANRSTIIQCSPVHPGLCEDPAETLQLLFNKLVL from the coding sequence ATGCCCGAAAAAACATTATATGAGTATGCGGTGGTACGCTTAGTACCACGTGTGGAGCGTGAAGAGTTTATTAATGTTGGTGTGGCGTTATATTGCCGGAAATACCGATTTGCAAATGTTCTGTTTGATATCGATGAAGTGCGCGCCAGATCTTTATTTCCGGATATGGATATAGAAATGATAAAGGCTCATCTTGAATCTTTTGTGAAAATATGTACAGGAGCAAAAGATGGTGGCAAATTAGCTGCGTTGGATCAGACAGAACGTTTCAGATGGCTGACCGCCAATCGAAGCACAATTATCCAGTGTTCTCCGGTACACCCCGGTTTATGTGAAGATCCGGCAGAAACTTTACAACTTCTTTTTAACAAGCTGGTTTTATAA
- a CDS encoding HipA family kinase: MIIKKPEIREVRITRYIQPFREGGSLPALADADDGFSYVIKFRGAGQGKKALIAELIGGEIARVLNLRMPEMVFADLDESFARTEPDEEIQDLLKFSVGKNLGVHFLNGAITFDANVDQISPEEASRIVWLDALLMNVDRTVRNTNMLIWHKELWLIDHGASLYFHHSWDNWEEQAIKPFVQIKDHVLLKNANQVESVDRQYRSLLTEEVIRNIVDIIPSEWLVDESRDLSAAEAGEVYVSFLMKRLAHADHFLNQIEDARKNII, translated from the coding sequence ATGATAATTAAAAAACCTGAAATAAGAGAAGTTAGAATTACCCGCTACATACAGCCTTTTCGTGAAGGAGGTTCTTTGCCGGCATTGGCCGATGCAGATGATGGCTTTAGTTACGTGATTAAGTTCAGAGGTGCCGGACAGGGAAAGAAAGCTTTAATTGCAGAGTTGATAGGCGGAGAGATTGCCCGTGTTCTTAATCTCAGAATGCCTGAAATGGTTTTTGCAGATTTGGATGAATCTTTTGCCAGAACCGAACCTGATGAGGAAATTCAAGATTTATTAAAATTTAGTGTTGGCAAAAATCTAGGTGTTCATTTTTTAAATGGGGCCATTACTTTTGATGCCAATGTTGATCAGATAAGTCCTGAAGAAGCATCTCGAATTGTCTGGCTCGATGCGTTGTTGATGAATGTTGATCGTACGGTCCGTAATACAAACATGCTGATCTGGCATAAAGAATTATGGTTGATTGATCATGGAGCTTCCTTATATTTCCACCATAGTTGGGACAATTGGGAAGAGCAAGCTATAAAACCCTTTGTGCAGATAAAAGATCATGTGTTATTAAAGAACGCCAACCAAGTTGAATCGGTGGACCGACAATACCGTTCTTTATTAACCGAAGAAGTGATCCGTAATATAGTGGATATCATACCAAGTGAATGGTTAGTTGATGAATCGAGAGATTTATCTGCAGCTGAGGCGGGAGAAGTTTACGTGTCCTTTTTGATGAAGCGCTTAGCACATGCTGATCATTTTTTAAATCAAATTGAAGATGCCCGAAAAAACATTATATGA
- a CDS encoding DUF1599 domain-containing protein: MNTTQEYNTVIEHCQDLFIKKTKDYGTAWRIMRLPSITDQIYIKAQRIRTLEIKKVSKVGEGILEEYVGIINYCIIGMIQLELGEDGEENLSPEFVNEKYTEKVNETRDLMLAKNHDYGEAWRDMRISSLTDLILMKIHRVKQIEDNNGATIASEGIHANYQDMLNYAVFALIKMGLAQSN, from the coding sequence ATGAATACGACTCAGGAATACAATACAGTTATCGAGCACTGCCAAGATTTATTTATCAAGAAAACGAAAGATTATGGAACAGCCTGGCGTATTATGCGACTTCCTTCTATAACCGATCAAATTTATATTAAAGCACAACGCATTCGTACTTTAGAGATCAAAAAAGTATCTAAAGTTGGGGAAGGTATTTTGGAAGAATATGTGGGTATCATCAATTATTGTATTATAGGTATGATTCAGCTCGAATTGGGTGAAGATGGTGAAGAAAATTTAAGTCCAGAATTTGTAAATGAAAAATACACGGAAAAAGTAAATGAAACACGTGACCTTATGCTTGCTAAAAATCACGATTATGGCGAAGCATGGCGAGATATGCGGATTTCTTCGTTAACAGATCTGATACTCATGAAAATTCACCGTGTGAAACAAATTGAAGACAATAACGGCGCCACCATCGCCTCCGAAGGAATACATGCCAATTATCAAGATATGTTAAATTATGCCGTTTTTGCACTTATAAAAATGGGGTTAGCTCAATCAAACTAA
- a CDS encoding BT_3928 family protein yields MMSAVINNKSQKTNYLLCFARIFTGLLFIFSGFIKANDPTGFGYKLEEYFHVFHTDFLNDYATAIAIVVCALEIILGIWLLLGFYKKLVAWGLLMLIIFFTFLTFYSAFFEVVTSCGCFGDAIPLTPWQSFGKDLVLLALILIIFVYRNQITPLIKDPTNRGLVATFTAVLSFGIGIYTFMYLPFIDFLPYKIGNNIPSLMVLPEGKEGDVYEQIYSMKNVKTGQTKTITDKIYMSEKVWEDTNWEIVGEPQSKLVKKGYQIPITDLLITDAEGNDHTQEIINNPYYNLIIVAKDLSKANVEALDKINKIATKLTEDYNLRIVLLTASSSEDSDYLSDKLHLISEIFYADLIPLKSMIRANPGVLLLKSGTVIDKWHYNAIPDAKDIEERYLSLDK; encoded by the coding sequence ATTATGTCAGCAGTCATCAATAATAAATCGCAAAAAACAAACTATCTACTTTGCTTTGCGCGCATCTTTACAGGTCTTCTTTTTATTTTCTCCGGTTTTATAAAGGCTAATGACCCTACTGGCTTTGGTTATAAACTCGAAGAATATTTTCATGTTTTTCATACCGACTTTTTAAATGACTATGCTACAGCGATTGCTATCGTTGTCTGTGCACTAGAAATAATATTGGGTATATGGCTTTTGTTAGGTTTTTACAAAAAGCTTGTAGCGTGGGGTTTATTAATGCTGATCATTTTCTTCACTTTCCTTACTTTTTACTCTGCTTTTTTTGAAGTTGTCACTTCATGTGGTTGTTTTGGCGACGCTATTCCGTTGACACCCTGGCAGTCCTTTGGCAAGGATCTCGTATTGCTTGCTTTGATCTTAATCATTTTTGTTTACCGCAATCAAATTACACCACTCATTAAAGATCCGACCAATCGTGGCCTCGTAGCAACATTTACAGCAGTCCTATCTTTTGGCATTGGAATCTATACGTTCATGTATTTACCGTTTATAGATTTTTTACCTTATAAAATCGGTAATAATATCCCATCCCTAATGGTTCTACCTGAAGGAAAAGAAGGCGATGTTTATGAACAGATCTACAGCATGAAAAATGTTAAAACGGGGCAAACAAAAACCATTACCGATAAAATTTACATGTCTGAAAAAGTCTGGGAAGACACAAACTGGGAAATCGTTGGCGAACCGCAAAGTAAATTGGTGAAGAAAGGCTATCAGATTCCGATTACAGATCTTCTGATTACAGATGCTGAAGGAAATGACCATACCCAAGAAATAATCAATAATCCTTATTATAATTTAATTATTGTTGCTAAAGACCTGTCCAAAGCTAATGTAGAGGCTTTAGATAAAATCAATAAAATAGCGACAAAATTAACTGAAGATTACAATCTACGAATAGTGTTATTGACGGCCAGTTCTTCTGAAGATTCAGACTACCTAAGTGATAAATTACACTTAATTTCAGAAATATTCTATGCTGATCTTATTCCGTTGAAAAGCATGATCCGTGCAAATCCTGGGGTACTTTTATTAAAATCAGGAACCGTAATCGACAAATGGCATTACAATGCTATACCCGATGCAAAAGATATAGAAGAGCGATACTTAAGTTTAGATAAATAA
- a CDS encoding shikimate kinase, whose protein sequence is MPKPIFLIGYMGSGKTTLAKKLASKLELPFIDTDDEIVKEIGMSITEYFQLHGEEKFRELERKQLLKTAQQNAIVSTGGGSPCFFDNMQWMNENGISVYLQMSPKSLFDRLSQSKPNKRPILIGKTEEELFNFITEKLTEREPFYQQAHLIIDHINTPIDDLIILLKKNQ, encoded by the coding sequence ATGCCAAAACCTATTTTTTTAATTGGTTATATGGGAAGTGGAAAAACCACTTTAGCCAAAAAGTTAGCAAGTAAATTAGAGTTACCTTTTATCGATACTGATGATGAAATCGTCAAAGAGATAGGCATGTCCATCACAGAATATTTTCAGTTGCACGGGGAAGAAAAATTTAGAGAATTAGAACGCAAGCAGTTACTAAAAACTGCGCAACAAAATGCAATCGTTTCTACCGGAGGTGGCTCTCCATGTTTTTTTGATAACATGCAGTGGATGAATGAAAATGGTATTTCGGTATATTTACAGATGTCACCAAAATCGCTATTTGATAGATTGTCTCAGTCAAAACCGAATAAAAGACCTATTTTAATCGGTAAAACTGAAGAGGAACTATTTAATTTTATTACTGAAAAACTAACTGAAAGAGAACCGTTTTATCAACAAGCTCATCTAATTATTGATCATATCAATACACCAATAGATGATCTCATCATTTTATTAAAGAAAAACCAATAA
- a CDS encoding glycerophosphodiester phosphodiesterase family protein — MFRRINLFPFLIFTTALLASCFRTGTSSDVLAGSKTLNLKTAEELYQFLTYDENRYPLISLHRGGPTTGYPENAVETFAFNASYRPVIVECDVRLTKDSALILMHDSNLNRTTNGSGSVDSKTKNELKGLRLKDPNGKLTPYRIPSLEEALAWGKGRVIFTLDIKQGVPYDLVIRAIRSQKAESNAIIITYSANQAAVVHNLAPDLMLSAPIKNEADLVRLNDRDIPDNRIIAFLGTREADKNLIELLHEHGIMCILGTLGNLDRQAKQKGDQLYARFIENGADILSTDRPLEAGRVLDFYIKKRNITSKFIQ, encoded by the coding sequence ATGTTTAGAAGAATAAATCTCTTCCCTTTTTTAATTTTTACAACCGCACTTTTAGCATCCTGCTTTCGGACCGGCACATCTTCGGATGTTCTGGCGGGTAGTAAAACACTCAATTTAAAAACAGCAGAGGAGCTTTATCAATTTTTAACATACGATGAAAACCGATATCCGCTCATCAGCTTACATCGAGGAGGCCCTACAACCGGTTATCCTGAAAATGCAGTAGAAACTTTTGCATTTAACGCGAGCTACAGACCTGTCATTGTGGAATGTGATGTTAGGTTGACTAAGGACTCTGCTTTAATATTGATGCATGACAGCAACTTAAACAGAACAACTAATGGCTCGGGATCAGTAGATTCTAAAACTAAAAATGAATTAAAAGGTTTAAGATTAAAAGATCCTAATGGAAAGCTAACCCCTTATCGAATTCCGAGCTTGGAAGAAGCCTTAGCATGGGGCAAAGGTAGAGTCATCTTCACCTTAGATATTAAACAAGGGGTTCCCTATGATTTGGTGATCCGTGCTATTCGCAGTCAAAAAGCTGAAAGTAATGCCATAATCATTACGTATTCCGCAAATCAGGCTGCTGTTGTGCATAATTTAGCCCCTGACCTCATGCTATCTGCACCTATAAAAAATGAAGCAGATTTAGTGCGGCTCAATGATCGAGATATTCCAGATAATCGCATTATTGCCTTTCTCGGCACCAGAGAAGCGGATAAAAACTTAATAGAGCTACTTCATGAACATGGTATCATGTGTATATTAGGTACACTAGGAAATTTAGACCGCCAGGCCAAACAAAAAGGAGATCAACTATATGCCCGCTTTATTGAAAATGGCGCAGATATTTTGAGCACCGATAGACCCCTAGAAGCGGGACGCGTTTTAGACTTTTACATAAAAAAGAGAAATATAACTTCCAAATTTATTCAATAA
- a CDS encoding succinate CoA transferase has translation MSYDRIKLKSLLDKVITAEQAAQLFENGMIVGSSGFTKAGDSKVVLPALADRAKTDPLKITLITGASLGHGTDGKLAEAGVLAKRMPFQVDRTLRGKINSGEVLFIDQHLSETAELLHNKNLASVDIAVLEVAAIEADGSIIPTTSVGNSATFAALAKHVILEINTAVPMEIRGIHDIYQAEDYPRRNVIPIVAPENKIGRKTIALDPSKVVGIVFTDIEDSPADIAEPDTKTTAIASHILNFFEKEVEMGHLSSSLLPLQAGIGKVANAVLMGFKDSNFRNLTMFSEVLQDSTFDLIDAGVMDFASASSITVSKPCYDRVFGNLDKYRDKMVLRPQNISNTPGLIRRLGVIAINTAIEFDIYGNVNSTHISGTNIMNGIGGSGDFARNAYLSIFVTQAASKEDRISHVLPMVSHVDHTEHDVDILVTDIGLADLRGLAPRERAQVIIDNCVHPDYKEQLQDYYDRACERGGHTPHILEEAFSWHVNLRDQGSMKK, from the coding sequence ATGTCATACGATAGAATTAAACTTAAAAGTTTACTTGATAAAGTAATTACAGCAGAGCAGGCTGCACAACTATTTGAAAATGGTATGATCGTTGGCTCAAGTGGATTTACGAAAGCCGGAGACAGCAAAGTCGTATTGCCAGCTTTGGCAGACCGGGCGAAAACAGATCCTTTAAAGATAACATTGATCACAGGTGCTTCTTTAGGTCATGGCACAGATGGTAAGCTGGCTGAAGCTGGTGTTCTTGCTAAGCGTATGCCGTTCCAGGTGGACCGAACACTTAGAGGAAAGATTAATAGCGGGGAAGTCCTATTTATTGACCAGCATTTGAGTGAAACAGCAGAGTTGCTGCACAATAAGAATTTAGCCTCTGTTGATATTGCCGTACTTGAAGTAGCAGCGATTGAAGCCGATGGTAGTATTATTCCGACCACTTCAGTGGGTAACTCAGCAACTTTTGCTGCTTTAGCCAAGCATGTGATCTTAGAAATAAATACAGCTGTTCCGATGGAGATTCGTGGCATCCATGATATCTATCAAGCCGAAGATTATCCAAGAAGAAACGTTATACCTATAGTAGCTCCTGAGAATAAAATTGGGCGAAAAACAATTGCCTTAGACCCTTCAAAAGTCGTTGGAATTGTATTTACTGATATCGAAGATAGTCCGGCAGATATTGCAGAACCAGATACTAAGACAACGGCTATTGCCAGTCATATCTTAAATTTCTTTGAGAAAGAAGTAGAAATGGGACATCTGTCTTCCAGTTTATTGCCGCTTCAGGCGGGGATAGGTAAAGTTGCGAACGCTGTTTTAATGGGTTTTAAAGACAGTAATTTCCGCAATTTAACGATGTTCTCAGAAGTTTTACAAGATAGTACCTTTGATTTAATTGATGCGGGAGTAATGGATTTTGCATCGGCTTCTTCCATTACGGTTTCAAAGCCCTGCTATGATCGTGTATTTGGAAACTTGGATAAGTATCGTGATAAGATGGTCTTGAGACCGCAAAATATCTCAAATACTCCAGGATTAATTCGTCGTTTGGGTGTTATCGCTATTAATACGGCTATTGAATTTGATATTTATGGCAATGTAAATTCCACACATATTTCAGGTACCAATATTATGAATGGTATAGGTGGTTCAGGTGATTTTGCAAGAAATGCTTACTTAAGTATATTCGTTACACAGGCAGCATCAAAAGAAGATCGTATTTCGCATGTGTTACCCATGGTATCACATGTTGATCATACAGAACATGATGTTGACATATTAGTAACTGATATCGGTCTAGCTGATTTAAGAGGATTAGCTCCTCGTGAACGCGCTCAAGTTATTATTGATAACTGTGTTCATCCAGATTATAAAGAGCAGTTACAAGACTACTATGACCGCGCCTGTGAGCGCGGGGGCCATACACCACATATCTTGGAAGAAGCATTTAGCTGGCATGTGAATTTGCGCGATCAAGGAAGTATGAAGAAATAA